TTCTGCGGGGTCGGCGAGCAGGCAGGCGAGCGCTACCCGCTCTTGCTCGCCGCCGGACAGGGAGCCAAGCGTTCGACGGCGGTCCACGCCTCCCAGCCCCAGCTTGTCCAGCGCTGCTTCCACCCGGGATTCGGCGGCGTACCCTTCGCGGAGCTGGTATTCGGTTTGCAGGCTGCCGTAGAGCTCAAGCGTCTCCGTGTCGGCCTCGGACAGTCCGCGTTCCAGTTCGGCAATGTGCGCTTCGAGGGAACGGAGCGCACCAAGGGAGGCGTCGATGGCGTCCCCCACGGTCAGCGACTCCGCCATCCCGTGTGTCTGCGCGAGGTAACCCACGCGGTAGGCGGGGTTGCCGGAGAAGCCCGCTTCGCCGTCGTCGGGCGTTTCGACCCCGGCCAGAAGGCGGAGCAGCGTGGATTTACCGGCACCGTTCTCGCCCACGACGGCAACATGCTCGCCGTGGGGGATCACCAGGTGGACGGCATCAAAAAGTTGGCGGTCCCCGTAGCCGTGGGAGACGCCGGAAAGGTGCAGGTGGTCAGTCATGAGGTGTCCTCGCGAGTCCGTAGCAGGCAGGTGGCCATGGGTGTACGGGGGATGCAGCCGGATAGTGGCTGCTCTCAAGACTTCATCGGTCCAGACTGCCCGCTGGGAAGCGGGCGCGTCAAGGCCTTAGACGGCCAGTGCCCGCTTCCGCCGGGCTTTCGCGAGCCGGGTTCCGATGAGCCCCTGCCGCGGGCTGAACAAGTACACGACGGCGAACACCGCACCTTGGGTGACCACCACCATGGCACCCGAGGCGGTGTCCAGGTAGTAGCTCAGGTAGATGCCCGCCACGGAGCACACCACGGAGATCACGGGGGCAATGACCAGCATCCGGTTGAAACGGTCCGTCAGCAGGTAGGCCGTGGAGCCGGGAATGATGAGCATCGCCACCACCAGGACGACGCCGACGGTCTGCAACGCAACCACAGAGGTCAGGGCGAGCAATCCCAGCAGGAGGGCGCCCAGCAGCCGTGGCGAGAGGCCGATTGCGTGGGCGTGCGTGGGGTCGAAGGCGTAGAGCGTCAGGTCCCGCCTCTTGAGGATCAAAATAGCGAAGGCGACGGCCCCGAGAATGACCACTTGGATCAGGTCCGGGACGCTTACGCCCAGCAGGTTGCCGAAGATGATGTGGTTCAGGTCGGTTTGGCTGGGCGTCACGGAAATCAGCACCAGGCCAAAGGCAAAGAGTGAGGTGAAGACGATCCCGATCGCCGCATCCTCCTTGACCCGGCTGGTGTTCCGCACAACGCCGATGAGGGTCACCGCCAAGAGCGCGAACACCAAAGCGCCCAGCGCGAACGGCGCACCCACGATGTAGGCCAGCACGACGCCGGGAAGCACCGCATGGGACACGGCGTCACCCATGAGGGACCAGCCGATGAGGACCAGCCAGCAGCTGAGCACGGCGCACACCACTGCGGCGATGGCCGTGGTGGCGAGGGCACGGACCATGAAGTCGTAGCTGAGGGGTTCGAGCAGGAATTCCATCTCAGCCCCTGTTCATGACGTCGAGGCCGAAAGCCATGGCCAGGTTTTCCGGTTGCAGCACCACGTCCGGACTTCCGTGCATCAGTACTTTGCGCATGAGGAGGACTGCTTCGTCGCAGAGTTGCGGGAGCGCATGGAGATCGTGGGTGGAGACCAGGATGGTGGCGCCATCGGCGGCCAATTCCTTGAGCAGCCGGGTGATGGTGGCCTCGGAGCGTTTGTCCACCCCGGCGAACGGTTCATCGAGCAGCATCATGGTGGCGTCCTGGGCAATGCCCCGGGCCACGAAGGCGCGTTTCTTCTGCCCGCCGGACAGTTGCCCGATTTGGCGGTCGGCAAAGTCAGCCAGTTCCACGCGTTCCAAGGCGTGCTCGACGGCGTCGCGGTCGGCTTTGCGGGGCCGGCGCGTGAAACCCAGATGCCCGTAGCGGCCCATCATCACTACGTCGCGGACGGACAACGGGAAGGCCCAGTC
The Paenarthrobacter ureafaciens genome window above contains:
- a CDS encoding metal ABC transporter permease, producing MEFLLEPLSYDFMVRALATTAIAAVVCAVLSCWLVLIGWSLMGDAVSHAVLPGVVLAYIVGAPFALGALVFALLAVTLIGVVRNTSRVKEDAAIGIVFTSLFAFGLVLISVTPSQTDLNHIIFGNLLGVSVPDLIQVVILGAVAFAILILKRRDLTLYAFDPTHAHAIGLSPRLLGALLLGLLALTSVVALQTVGVVLVVAMLIIPGSTAYLLTDRFNRMLVIAPVISVVCSVAGIYLSYYLDTASGAMVVVTQGAVFAVVYLFSPRQGLIGTRLAKARRKRALAV
- a CDS encoding metal ABC transporter ATP-binding protein, producing MSSPAIAVENVTVHYGEVLALDSASLTLERSRICGLVGMNGSGKSTLFKTIMGMVKPDTGRVLVNGHPPAKIRKEAGIGYVPQSEEVDWAFPLSVRDVVMMGRYGHLGFTRRPRKADRDAVEHALERVELADFADRQIGQLSGGQKKRAFVARGIAQDATMMLLDEPFAGVDKRSEATITRLLKELAADGATILVSTHDLHALPQLCDEAVLLMRKVLMHGSPDVVLQPENLAMAFGLDVMNRG